ACACCTGCTTGGTGATGACAAATGACGCCGCAAACACGAACGCGGCCATGACAGCATATGCATATCCTAAGGCTCTCCCGCGGCCGCGGCGCTCAAGCGTGATTAACACGCTGCCCGCGACCAAAGCCGCGAACGCGAGAATTTCAGTTTGGCCGAGCCGCTCGCCCAAAAAGAAATATGCCAGTACAAATGTGAATGCAGGCACAAACCCGCCTGTGAGCGGAACAACGCGCGAAGCTTCATTCTCTTTTAAGCCTGCAAAAAAGAACACCAGGGCAAGAATGAACGTGGCGCCCGCAACCAATGCACGTATAACTTCAACGCTTGACGGAATGACAACGCCGAATGGAATCAAAAACGGCGAAGGAATGCGCTTTGACGACAAGAGGAACTTGTCCATCAAAAACGCGAGCGCGTTCAGGAAATGCCCGGCTAAAACTATGGCAATCCAGTTCATGTGCCAAAAATAATTTTTTTAATATGTTCCACCCCGTCCCGGGGCACCTCCAAATACCCCTGTAGAGCGGCTTCCGCGAGCCAGCCGTTATCCAAATAATCCAAAAGCCACTCATGGCTGTACTTTGGATTTTCCTGTGTAATGCCCGCGCCAATCACCTCAAGCCAGTACCGGTTAAAAAACTCCTGTGAGCCGATGGGAGGAGCTATGACAATGGGAACCCCGAGGGCCGTATAGAACGAGAGTTCGCTCGGCTTGGTCCAGAGGATGTCTGTTTCGCGCAGGGCAAGGTTGAACTTGTGGAAGTATTCCTCTTTCCGGTCCGCAGAAATGATTTTGATGCCATGCCCCACGTAATCGTCCAGCCTGAACTCGCTGATGCTGCGCTTGAAGAACTCAAGCACGTCATTGTGAATGCCCGCAACCAAACACACCCCGATGCGCCCGGTTTTGATGTGCACGCTAAGGCTCTCAAGGATTTGGCACCCGAGCGCCCGCTGGGCGCCTGCGCCGCCGATTGCGAACATCACCCACACGCGCTTGTCTTCCCCGCCAACGGACGCAGGCTTTTTGCCGAGGAACTGCTCCAGGGTGTCCCCGTAGTTTTTGTGGAACGTGCCTGAAGGGTCCAGCACCCGAAGCCTGCGCCACAAATCTTTTTTGAGCACTGACTCATGGGGGCCGATGTTTTCCTCCGGAAGCGGAAACCCGGTGAGCGTGATGTTCTTCTCGGGCACGCCGTAGAGCTTGAGCCGCTCGCTCGCGCGCTTGGTGGGGGTTAAGTAGTGGATACGGCTCGCAGCCGGATCAAGAGGCGCCCAGGCGCGCGAAATGTCCGCATCCGTGACAATGCAGTAGATGTCTCCCGGGTACTCCCACACCTCGGCCATGAACGCCGGAATGAAAAACGTGGCAACAAGCGGGTGTGGGTCTTTTCCCAGCTTCTCAATGAGGTGCTTGCCCCACTGCTTGCGCTTGATGAGCGCATAGGTCTGCTTGAGCTGCAGGCTCGGGCGCGTGAGGTTGCGGCGCGGGTAGAAAAAATCAATGCGCTGGAACCGGTCAAACAGGTTCCACGCCCACTCGCCGATGAGGGGGATGTTTTTAAAGCGCGAAAACGCCTCATACACGGTGCGGGACTGCTGCCACCGCTTGCGGTCCGTCTCCGGAATGCCCGGGTACGCGTTTGCATTGATGACCTCTTGGTGATCAAGCTCCCGCAGGGGGTATGCCGCGCGCTGGTGGCCGTATCCCATATCAACCGCAACAATCCATGCCTGGTGCGCCTTGGTGTGTGTTTTTGTTTGAGGCATACGTCTAGACTGTCATCCCGAGCGAGCGTACTCGCGAGCCGAGGGATCTAGTCTGAATATTAAACAAAGTTAGTATACCACTTTTTGCTTGCAAAAACCAAAAAGAAAGCGCCCCACTCTCGTGCTGTGTGCATTGTTAAGCCGAAACTGAACTACATGAAAAAGCGGTCCCAGAATACGATTCCCGTAAATGCCGTAAAAAACAGTATGATAACCACAACAATTCCCTGCCGCCACCACGCGGGCCTGAATGCTTTCGCCAGTTGCGTCTTGTTCAGGATGAGCGTCAGAGTCACGTGCACGAGCATGGCAAAGGCATTGATGACCGCCCCAAGCACCAAAAGGGCGCGCGGCTCCGTAAAGCCTGCAAGCAGCACAATGGCGCCGAGCCCGATAAAGCCCCAGAGCACGGAATAGAACAGCCTGCGCGAGTGCGCAACCTTGCCTTGCGACTCGCGGCGTATGGCAATGTTTTCGGAAATGATGCGCGAGCTTGATTCAAACACCACGATCTGGGTGGCCAAGAGCATAATGCCGCCCGCAAGCAAAAACAGGGTGCCCAAAATCGGCGCAACGCTCGCAATGCCGCGAGCTTCGGCAAGCACAAAGTTGATGCTTGCGGAGGTGTTGGGCGCGCCGTACGTGGTGAGGTACGCCAAAAACGCGAGCATCACCATGGTCGCGGCTCCGGTCATCCAGAACACCAGGGCGTGCTCCGCGTTGATCTTCCTCCACCACGCTCTGAACTGCTTTACGTTTTCAACGGTCGGCTCAACGCGCGCGCGGCTGCTCGGGGTGTGTTGAGATTGGGATGCGCCCGTAACCGGGCTGGTAATGGCTGCCGCGTACTTGCCCATGCCATACCCCTTTTCCTTGATGTAGAACGATTGCGCGAGGTTCAAGTTGCCGCCGGCGCCCGAGTATGCAAATGCCGAAAGGAACACTGCCAAAGCAATGCCTTCCGGCAGGAATAGATACCCATCTCCCCTTCCTATGAGGCCGTTTGCCAGGGCAACCCAGTCCGCCCTCTCCGCGAGATATATCGTCAAAATAAATATGCATGGCACTGATATGCCAATGACTGTTTTCTGGAATTTTTCCACCACGTGGTAGAGCACGGGCCCGAGCGTGAACAAGAGGCCCGTAAGGACAAGCAGGCCGATGGCAATGTACTCGGTGCGCGCAATGCCGAACACCGCGCCGATCATGACCGCGCTTGCCGCAGCCATGCCTGGCCAC
This sequence is a window from Parcubacteria group bacterium. Protein-coding genes within it:
- a CDS encoding EamA family transporter; protein product: MNWIAIVLAGHFLNALAFLMDKFLLSSKRIPSPFLIPFGVVIPSSVEVIRALVAGATFILALVFFFAGLKENEASRVVPLTGGFVPAFTFVLAYFFLGERLGQTEILAFAALVAGSVLITLERRGRGRALGYAYAVMAAFVFAASFVITKQVYLEQAFISGFVWSRIGGFLMALSFLLIPSARYGIFHQPKQKGTGTTAVLFFTGQAAGALGFVLVNYAISLASVSLVNAMQGVQYAFLLIMVVLLSKKFPRVLSERLTGGVLAQKIAAIVLISIGIGLIAF
- a CDS encoding Nramp family divalent metal transporter; the encoded protein is MKIKGVRRGGEIKQFPKAPKLRHLIGPSFILLGLGLGSGEVILWPYLASNYGLGIIWAAVLGITFQFFMNMEIERYALVKGESVFVGFNRMWAGLPYWFMLSTFVGFVWPGMAAASAVMIGAVFGIARTEYIAIGLLVLTGLLFTLGPVLYHVVEKFQKTVIGISVPCIFILTIYLAERADWVALANGLIGRGDGYLFLPEGIALAVFLSAFAYSGAGGNLNLAQSFYIKEKGYGMGKYAAAITSPVTGASQSQHTPSSRARVEPTVENVKQFRAWWRKINAEHALVFWMTGAATMVMLAFLAYLTTYGAPNTSASINFVLAEARGIASVAPILGTLFLLAGGIMLLATQIVVFESSSRIISENIAIRRESQGKVAHSRRLFYSVLWGFIGLGAIVLLAGFTEPRALLVLGAVINAFAMLVHVTLTLILNKTQLAKAFRPAWWRQGIVVVIILFFTAFTGIVFWDRFFM